The following are encoded together in the Nocardioides okcheonensis genome:
- a CDS encoding dihydrofolate reductase family protein: MRRLVYLVAVTLDGFIAGPDGGDPSGSEFLPVTPDLVEHLVGSWPETLPGPARDAMGVTDPGTHFDTVVEGRGSYELGLAAGLLDAYPHLRHLVVSRSLAGRTDLPVEVVDGDPVARVRELKAEDGDKDIWLVGGGTLAHALLPEVDRLVLKVNPSVIGDGVRLFAGPFSPARFASVDQVDLPGGVRVVTLDRVR; this comes from the coding sequence ATGCGTCGTCTCGTCTACCTCGTCGCCGTCACCCTCGACGGGTTCATCGCCGGACCGGACGGCGGTGACCCCAGCGGGTCGGAGTTCCTCCCGGTCACCCCGGACCTCGTCGAGCACCTCGTGGGCTCCTGGCCCGAGACGCTCCCCGGGCCCGCGCGTGACGCGATGGGCGTGACCGACCCCGGCACCCACTTCGACACGGTCGTCGAGGGGCGCGGCTCCTACGAGCTCGGCCTCGCCGCCGGCCTGCTCGACGCGTACCCGCACCTGCGCCACCTCGTGGTCTCGCGCTCGCTCGCCGGGCGCACCGACCTCCCGGTCGAGGTCGTCGACGGCGACCCCGTCGCGCGGGTCCGCGAGCTCAAGGCCGAGGACGGCGACAAGGACATCTGGCTCGTCGGCGGCGGCACGCTGGCGCACGCGCTGCTGCCGGAGGTCGACCGACTGGTGCTCAAGGTCAACCCGTCGGTGATCGGCGACGGCGTACGCCTCTTCGCCGGGCCGTTCTCCCCGGCCCGCTTCGCGTCCGTCGACCAGGTCGACCTGCCCGGCGGGGTCCGGGTCGTCACCCTCGACCGGGTGCGCTGA
- a CDS encoding phospholipase D-like domain-containing protein translates to MTLTRALTAVRRGLLGLLGLQVGLAIALSLVDSYRRRGKKPKPFPVTAPERVAVGDGEITTYTFGRDLYDDMLAAIDGAKKQVLFETYIWKGDEIGWKFKAALTAAADRGVDVHCIYDGFANLVVSPAFKRFSPSLKVLRYPVWTAGLKFWDLRHYGRDHRKMLVVDEEVAFLGGYNIGSPYATEWRDTHVRITGPGVWDLKRAFADFWNLNRRHRIKRDERPLLLETASDWDPQIRIHRNIPRQWNFPIRSMYLEAINRASRNIWITTAYFLPDQDFVDALVDAARRGVDVRILLPLKSNHIVADWISRGYYGELLASGARILRFRDAMVHAKTATIDGRWATVGTANIDRLSLQGNYEINLEVIDPAFAAVMERVFRTDETNCLELTLDEWEARDLNRKFTESFLAPLRPLL, encoded by the coding sequence GTGACCCTGACCCGCGCGCTGACCGCCGTCCGCCGCGGCCTGCTGGGGCTGCTCGGGCTGCAGGTCGGGCTGGCGATCGCACTGTCCCTCGTCGACTCCTACCGCCGGCGCGGCAAGAAGCCGAAGCCGTTCCCGGTGACCGCCCCCGAGCGCGTGGCGGTCGGCGACGGCGAGATCACGACGTACACCTTCGGGCGCGACCTCTACGACGACATGCTGGCCGCGATCGACGGCGCCAAGAAGCAGGTCCTCTTCGAGACCTACATCTGGAAGGGCGACGAGATCGGCTGGAAGTTCAAGGCCGCCCTCACCGCCGCCGCCGACCGCGGCGTCGACGTGCACTGCATCTACGACGGCTTCGCCAACCTCGTCGTCTCGCCCGCCTTCAAGCGGTTCTCCCCGTCGCTGAAGGTGCTGCGCTACCCGGTGTGGACCGCGGGCCTGAAGTTCTGGGACCTGCGCCACTACGGCCGCGACCACCGCAAGATGCTCGTGGTCGACGAGGAGGTCGCCTTCCTCGGCGGCTACAACATCGGCTCGCCCTACGCGACCGAGTGGCGCGACACCCACGTGCGGATCACCGGTCCCGGCGTGTGGGACCTCAAGCGGGCCTTCGCCGACTTCTGGAACCTCAACCGCCGCCACCGGATCAAGCGCGACGAGCGGCCGCTGCTGCTGGAGACCGCGTCCGACTGGGACCCGCAGATCCGGATCCACCGCAACATCCCGCGGCAGTGGAACTTCCCGATCCGCAGCATGTACCTCGAGGCGATCAACCGCGCGAGCCGCAACATCTGGATCACGACCGCCTACTTCCTGCCCGACCAGGACTTCGTCGACGCGCTGGTCGACGCGGCGCGGCGCGGGGTCGACGTCCGGATCCTGCTGCCGCTGAAGTCGAACCACATCGTCGCCGACTGGATCTCGCGCGGCTACTACGGCGAGCTGCTCGCCTCGGGCGCCCGGATCCTGCGCTTCCGCGACGCGATGGTGCACGCCAAGACCGCCACCATCGACGGGAGGTGGGCGACCGTCGGGACGGCCAACATCGACCGGCTCAGCCTGCAGGGCAACTACGAGATCAACCTCGAGGTGATCGACCCGGCGTTCGCGGCCGTGATGGAGCGGGTCTTCCGGACCGACGAGACCAACTGCCTCGAGCTCACCCTCGACGAGTGGGAGGCGCGCGACCTCAACCGCAAGTTCACCGAGAGCTTCCTCGCGCCCCTGCGCCCGCTGCTCTGA
- a CDS encoding DNA-3-methyladenine glycosylase family protein: protein MAAPHAERTRTWVPGWPCAPAQVLRPQRRGAGDPTHREDDAGRTWRAMRTPVGPATLCVQARPSAGDVLGRAWGPGAEWALEHLPRLLGADDDPAGFEPHHHPEVAEGWRRHPHWRIGATGLVMESLVPSILEQKVTGKQAFGSFRELVRRHGETAPGPVAPLRLMLQPTPATIATIPSWEWLRLGVQPAQSRTVVTACRLASSLERITEVSPEEADRRLRTVRGIGVWTSAEVRQRVLGDADAVSFGDYHLANWVGWALLGHDITDDEMAALLEPYRPQRGRAAMLAIAGGRSRPRRGPRMSVPTHLPTR from the coding sequence ATGGCCGCCCCCCACGCCGAGCGCACCCGCACCTGGGTGCCCGGGTGGCCGTGTGCGCCCGCGCAGGTGCTGCGCCCGCAGCGGCGCGGCGCCGGAGACCCGACCCACCGGGAGGACGACGCCGGCCGCACCTGGCGCGCCATGCGTACGCCGGTCGGCCCCGCGACGCTCTGCGTCCAGGCGCGTCCGTCCGCCGGCGACGTGCTCGGGCGGGCCTGGGGCCCGGGCGCCGAGTGGGCGCTGGAGCACCTCCCGCGGCTGCTGGGCGCCGACGACGACCCCGCCGGGTTCGAGCCGCACCACCACCCCGAGGTCGCCGAGGGCTGGCGCCGACACCCGCACTGGCGGATCGGTGCCACCGGGCTGGTGATGGAGTCGCTGGTGCCGTCGATCCTCGAGCAGAAGGTCACCGGCAAGCAGGCGTTCGGGTCCTTCCGCGAGCTCGTGCGCCGCCACGGCGAGACCGCGCCCGGCCCGGTCGCACCGCTGCGGCTGATGCTCCAGCCCACCCCGGCGACGATCGCCACGATCCCGTCGTGGGAGTGGCTGCGCCTGGGCGTCCAGCCCGCCCAGTCCCGCACGGTCGTCACCGCCTGCCGGCTCGCGTCGTCGCTCGAGCGGATCACCGAGGTGTCGCCCGAGGAGGCCGACCGGCGGCTGCGCACGGTGCGCGGCATCGGCGTCTGGACCAGCGCCGAGGTGCGCCAGCGGGTGCTCGGCGACGCCGACGCGGTCAGCTTCGGCGACTACCACCTCGCCAACTGGGTCGGCTGGGCGCTGCTGGGCCACGACATCACCGACGACGAGATGGCCGCGCTCCTCGAGCCCTACCGTCCGCAGCGCGGACGGGCGGCGATGCTCGCGATCGCCGGCGGACGCAGCCGCCCCCGCCGGGGCCCGCGGATGAGCGTGCCGACGCACCTCCCGACGCGCTGA
- the kynA gene encoding tryptophan 2,3-dioxygenase, translating into MGDDTNQRDLEAGIQRDFSRSMSYGDYLRLDVLLSAQQPLSDPPQHDELLFIVQHQTSELWLKLMVHELRSARALLRTDDLSPALKRLARVKHIQHTLTDQWSVLATLTPSEYAEIRPFLATSSGFQSAQYREVEFLLGNKSADMVKVHAHDGTARATLEELLHEPSLYDEFLAHLARQGHAVPQRLLARDWSKPHTTDPELVEVFARVYAAPAEHWGVYETCEELVDVEDSFQQWRFRHLQVVQRTIGHKVGTGGSSGVDFLRRALDLTFFPELYEVRTRIGQ; encoded by the coding sequence ATGGGCGACGACACCAACCAGCGTGACCTCGAGGCCGGCATCCAGCGCGACTTCTCGCGGTCCATGTCCTACGGCGACTACCTCCGCCTCGACGTCCTGCTCTCCGCGCAGCAGCCGCTGTCCGACCCGCCGCAGCACGACGAGCTGCTCTTCATCGTCCAGCACCAGACCAGCGAGCTGTGGCTCAAGCTGATGGTGCACGAGCTGCGCTCTGCCCGCGCGCTGCTGCGCACCGACGACCTCTCCCCCGCCCTCAAGCGCCTGGCCCGGGTCAAGCACATCCAGCACACCCTCACCGACCAGTGGTCGGTGCTGGCCACCCTGACGCCGAGCGAGTACGCCGAGATCCGCCCGTTCCTCGCGACCAGCTCGGGCTTCCAGTCGGCCCAGTACCGCGAGGTCGAGTTCCTCCTCGGCAACAAGAGCGCCGACATGGTGAAGGTCCACGCCCACGACGGGACCGCCCGCGCGACGCTCGAGGAGCTGCTGCACGAGCCGTCGCTCTACGACGAGTTCCTCGCCCACCTCGCCCGCCAGGGGCACGCCGTCCCGCAGCGGCTGCTCGCGCGCGACTGGTCGAAGCCGCACACGACCGACCCGGAGCTGGTCGAGGTGTTCGCGCGGGTCTACGCCGCGCCCGCCGAGCACTGGGGCGTCTACGAGACCTGCGAGGAGCTCGTCGACGTCGAGGACTCCTTCCAGCAGTGGCGCTTCCGGCACCTGCAGGTCGTGCAGCGCACGATCGGCCACAAGGTCGGCACCGGCGGCTCGTCGGGCGTCGACTTCCTGCGCCGCGCCCTCGACCTGACGTTCTTCCCCGAGCTCTACGAGGTCCGCACCCGCATCGGGCAGTGA
- the pepN gene encoding aminopeptidase N, whose translation MPVRSLRQEEAVERAALLSVSSYDIAVDLTALPDGPAFRAVSTVRFTATAGAATFVDCCAEVESATLNGEPLPPAEEGRIVLDGLADDNVLVVASVQADTTHGRGVHRAVDPADDNVYLWTTFEPDEARYAWACFDQPDLKAPHAFTVTAPSGWTVVSNSGDPLVEDVDGARRWTFAPTPALSTYNPVVVAGPFVEVRREVDGFDLGLYARQTLADALRRDADQLFTLTAQGLEFFGERFGMPFPQRSYDQVFLPEFGGAMENYGCVTWSDDIIRRHEPTTAEWQVFTNVLLHEMAHMWFGNIVTMRWWDDLWLNEAFAEFACMWAAERATAYGDTAANNLVGDKLHAYLADQGPASHPIRQSVPSVADAESIFDSITYPKGAAVLKQLMHFVGEDTFGVGMSAYFAEHAWGNTTLDDLVRALEQASGRDLQPWRRAWLETAGVDRLGIERTGDDLVLTAAGAHGTPHPQVVGVAAYRWAGDVLEEVGAVRVEVDGERTPVEGLPDADLYLVNHDDATFATTRPDPSGREVLLGRPSALPTTLARAVAMATVWDMLSEGDATAAEAVGALTDVVRVETVETVAEPCLQLALTAAQQWAPDAERAGLEARVADAARGLLGSGIARQTALRTLARTATGDDDLAAVLAAADGDVDLEWYVLQRRAELGEVDAAAVAALEERDPDPDSWVRALCVRASSPSPEAKDEAWTALVERRVPIQAARTVGPALWRPGQDDVLAPYAERFLAALPTLHEGGMIPGLALTSSLFPVHAIDEAWIRRAREVAAAQAAPVVVGALTERSEEVLRMVRARGL comes from the coding sequence GTGCCCGTCCGCAGCCTGCGACAGGAGGAGGCCGTCGAGCGTGCGGCCCTCCTGTCGGTCTCGTCCTACGACATCGCCGTCGACCTCACCGCCCTGCCCGACGGGCCGGCGTTCCGCGCGGTCAGCACCGTGCGCTTCACGGCCACCGCGGGCGCCGCGACGTTCGTCGACTGCTGCGCCGAGGTCGAGTCGGCCACCCTCAACGGCGAGCCGCTCCCGCCGGCCGAGGAGGGTCGGATCGTGCTGGACGGCCTCGCCGACGACAACGTCCTCGTCGTGGCGAGCGTCCAGGCCGACACCACCCACGGGCGCGGCGTGCACCGCGCGGTCGACCCGGCCGACGACAACGTCTACCTCTGGACCACCTTCGAGCCGGACGAGGCGCGCTACGCCTGGGCCTGCTTCGACCAGCCCGACCTCAAGGCGCCGCACGCGTTCACGGTCACCGCGCCGTCGGGCTGGACCGTGGTCAGCAACTCGGGCGACCCGCTCGTCGAGGACGTCGACGGCGCCCGCCGCTGGACGTTCGCGCCCACCCCGGCGCTGTCGACGTACAACCCCGTCGTGGTGGCGGGGCCGTTCGTCGAGGTCCGGCGCGAGGTCGACGGCTTCGACCTCGGCCTCTACGCCCGCCAGACCCTCGCGGACGCGCTGCGGCGCGACGCCGACCAGCTCTTCACCCTCACCGCCCAGGGCCTGGAGTTCTTCGGCGAGCGGTTCGGGATGCCGTTCCCGCAGCGCAGCTACGACCAGGTGTTCCTGCCGGAGTTCGGCGGGGCGATGGAGAACTACGGCTGCGTCACCTGGAGCGACGACATCATCCGGCGCCACGAGCCGACCACGGCGGAGTGGCAGGTCTTCACCAACGTGCTGCTGCACGAGATGGCGCACATGTGGTTCGGCAACATCGTGACGATGCGCTGGTGGGACGACCTCTGGCTCAACGAGGCCTTCGCCGAGTTCGCCTGCATGTGGGCGGCCGAGCGCGCCACGGCCTACGGCGACACGGCCGCCAACAACCTGGTCGGCGACAAGCTCCACGCCTACCTCGCCGACCAGGGGCCTGCGTCGCACCCGATCCGCCAGAGCGTGCCGAGCGTGGCCGACGCCGAGTCGATCTTCGACTCGATCACCTACCCCAAGGGCGCCGCGGTCCTCAAGCAGCTCATGCACTTCGTCGGCGAGGACACCTTCGGCGTCGGCATGTCGGCCTACTTCGCCGAGCACGCGTGGGGCAACACCACGCTCGACGACCTCGTCCGCGCCCTCGAGCAGGCCAGCGGCCGCGACCTCCAGCCGTGGCGCCGGGCTTGGCTGGAGACCGCCGGGGTCGACCGGCTCGGCATCGAGCGCACCGGCGACGACCTGGTGCTCACCGCCGCCGGCGCCCACGGAACCCCGCACCCGCAGGTCGTCGGCGTCGCCGCGTACCGCTGGGCCGGCGATGTCCTCGAGGAGGTCGGCGCGGTCCGCGTCGAGGTCGACGGCGAGCGCACCCCGGTCGAGGGGCTCCCCGATGCCGACCTCTACCTCGTCAACCACGACGACGCCACCTTCGCCACCACCCGTCCCGACCCCTCCGGGCGCGAGGTGCTCCTCGGCCGTCCGTCCGCGCTGCCCACGACGCTGGCGCGAGCGGTCGCGATGGCCACCGTGTGGGACATGCTCTCGGAGGGCGACGCGACCGCCGCCGAGGCGGTCGGTGCGCTCACCGACGTGGTGCGGGTCGAGACCGTCGAGACGGTCGCCGAGCCCTGCCTCCAGCTGGCGCTGACCGCCGCCCAGCAGTGGGCACCCGACGCCGAGCGTGCGGGGCTCGAGGCGCGCGTCGCGGATGCGGCGCGCGGCCTGCTGGGGTCGGGGATCGCCCGGCAGACGGCCCTGCGCACACTGGCACGGACGGCCACGGGCGACGACGACCTCGCCGCGGTGCTCGCCGCTGCCGACGGTGACGTCGACCTCGAGTGGTACGTCCTGCAGCGCCGGGCCGAGCTCGGCGAGGTCGACGCAGCCGCCGTCGCGGCTCTGGAGGAGCGCGACCCCGATCCCGACTCGTGGGTCCGTGCGCTCTGCGTCCGCGCGAGCTCGCCGTCGCCGGAGGCGAAGGACGAGGCGTGGACCGCCCTGGTGGAGCGGCGGGTGCCGATCCAGGCTGCGCGCACCGTCGGGCCGGCCCTGTGGCGGCCCGGGCAGGACGACGTGCTGGCTCCCTACGCGGAGCGCTTCCTAGCCGCGCTCCCCACCCTCCACGAGGGCGGCATGATCCCCGGTCTGGCGCTCACGTCCAGCCTCTTCCCGGTCCACGCGATCGACGAGGCGTGGATCCGCCGCGCCCGCGAGGTCGCGGCCGCCCAGGCGGCACCGGTCGTCGTCGGCGCGCTGACCGAGCGGTCGGAGGAGGTGCTGCGGATGGTGCGGGCGCGGGGTCTGTGA
- a CDS encoding resuscitation-promoting factor: MRATTTPTPSTRTPSSRARGAAAGLAAAAVALSLVPGSASAQQADAEPVEVSLKLAGQAPVEVATTPQAWPGQVLEAHGVSVDGNDVVAVLRGGDKVHGQRKKVRQGDVVRLTDVVEQRKVKTQKIRKGTVEVFTTKLEPGTRKVVSTGRAGQRKVVAIKTLHDGEPVNYRVVQKKVVKESRPRRVLVGREAWSVPGADGLNWGALASCESGGNPNAVNPAGYYGLYQFDTGTWRSVGGSGLPTSASAAEQTYRAKLLYQQRGRSPWPNCGRLL; the protein is encoded by the coding sequence GTGCGTGCCACCACCACACCCACCCCGTCCACCCGCACCCCCTCGAGCCGGGCGCGCGGTGCCGCCGCCGGCCTCGCCGCGGCCGCCGTCGCGCTCAGCCTCGTGCCCGGCAGCGCGTCCGCCCAGCAGGCCGACGCCGAGCCCGTCGAGGTCAGCCTGAAGCTCGCCGGCCAGGCGCCGGTCGAGGTCGCCACCACGCCCCAGGCCTGGCCCGGCCAGGTCCTCGAGGCCCACGGGGTCAGCGTCGACGGCAACGACGTCGTCGCGGTGCTCCGCGGCGGCGACAAGGTCCACGGCCAGCGCAAGAAGGTGCGCCAGGGCGACGTCGTGCGGCTGACCGACGTGGTCGAGCAGCGCAAGGTCAAGACCCAGAAGATCCGCAAGGGCACCGTCGAGGTCTTCACCACCAAGCTGGAGCCCGGCACGCGCAAGGTCGTCAGCACCGGCCGCGCCGGCCAGCGCAAGGTCGTCGCGATCAAGACGCTGCACGACGGCGAGCCGGTGAACTACCGCGTGGTGCAGAAGAAGGTCGTGAAGGAGTCGCGGCCGCGGCGCGTGCTCGTGGGCCGCGAGGCGTGGTCCGTCCCCGGCGCCGACGGCCTCAACTGGGGTGCCCTCGCGAGCTGCGAGTCGGGCGGGAACCCGAACGCGGTCAACCCGGCCGGCTACTACGGGCTCTACCAGTTCGACACCGGCACCTGGCGCAGCGTGGGCGGCTCCGGCCTCCCGACCAGCGCGTCGGCGGCCGAGCAGACCTACCGCGCGAAGCTGCTCTACCAGCAGCGCGGCCGCTCGCCGTGGCCGAACTGCGGCCGGCTCCTCTGA
- a CDS encoding CDP-glycerol glycerophosphotransferase family protein has protein sequence MEDVRVLAHFAGDPTRAYQLVQWLEVLEVLDAAHPVGLVLRDPDSAALVRERTRLPVLLAESFAELTDLYAALGAKVVLYVNNSPTNFESLVDARMLHVHVNHGESDKQSMASNNAKAYDRVFVAGEAAVQRYVTGLLDFDATRLVRIGRPQLDLPRAPLLAPSPRRTVLYAPTWEGDASYNDYTSVVTLGEEIVRQVLRVPDVRLVYKPHPKVTTSLVPEVAEAHGAILRTVAEAARRDPDAGHTEVLAGDILAMMAQCDAMVTDVSSVGLDWLYLRTERPIVMTDPHDDLASLHEQAPLSRCADVVDARSVGTLADLLADRLDHDEHHLARLAMRHHYFDGLQVGESTGRFLTAVSELVALRDRLLDDGGGAITA, from the coding sequence GTGGAGGACGTACGCGTGCTCGCCCACTTCGCGGGCGACCCGACCCGGGCCTACCAGCTGGTCCAGTGGCTGGAGGTCCTCGAGGTGCTGGACGCCGCCCACCCGGTGGGGCTCGTGCTGCGCGACCCCGACTCGGCCGCGCTGGTCCGCGAGCGGACGCGGCTGCCGGTCCTCCTCGCCGAGTCGTTCGCCGAGCTCACCGACCTCTACGCCGCGCTCGGCGCCAAGGTCGTGCTCTACGTCAACAACTCCCCGACCAACTTCGAGTCCCTCGTCGACGCCCGGATGCTGCACGTCCACGTCAACCACGGCGAGAGCGACAAGCAGTCGATGGCGAGCAACAACGCCAAGGCCTACGACCGGGTGTTCGTGGCGGGCGAGGCCGCGGTCCAGCGCTACGTCACGGGCCTGCTCGACTTCGACGCGACCCGCCTGGTCCGGATCGGGCGGCCCCAGCTCGACCTGCCCCGCGCTCCCCTGCTGGCGCCCAGCCCGCGGCGCACGGTCCTCTACGCCCCGACGTGGGAGGGCGACGCGAGCTACAACGACTACACGTCGGTCGTCACGCTGGGCGAGGAGATCGTCCGGCAGGTGCTGCGGGTGCCGGACGTGCGCCTCGTCTACAAGCCGCACCCCAAGGTCACGACCAGCCTCGTGCCCGAGGTCGCGGAGGCCCACGGCGCGATCCTGCGCACCGTCGCGGAGGCCGCGCGCCGCGACCCCGACGCCGGGCACACCGAGGTACTGGCCGGCGACATCCTCGCGATGATGGCGCAGTGCGACGCGATGGTCACCGACGTGTCGTCGGTCGGGCTCGACTGGCTCTACCTGCGGACCGAGCGGCCGATCGTGATGACCGACCCGCACGACGACCTCGCGTCGCTGCACGAGCAGGCTCCGCTGAGCCGCTGCGCGGACGTCGTCGACGCCCGCTCGGTCGGCACGCTCGCCGACCTGCTGGCCGACCGCCTCGACCACGACGAGCACCACCTCGCCCGGCTGGCGATGCGCCACCACTACTTCGACGGCCTCCAGGTCGGCGAGAGCACCGGCCGGTTCCTCACCGCGGTGTCCGAGCTGGTGGCGCTCCGCGACCGGCTGCTCGACGACGGCGGCGGCGCGATCACCGCCTGA
- a CDS encoding DEAD/DEAH box helicase, translating to MASTRRSSSRRRASTSRRGGARQPRPLPVAGPGERLWVLDVPYGTQVEGASWHPAVKMHLHVGHRLPAHLEPYAPGPHTLGRFLENTLNPGARAPDPEPTDALEPRRLQFEAADAIAACAEAGGRLFLLADEPGVGKTISAVLGAQAVADLRDARRVLVVADRPAAITIGHWCRTIAALGDGGLEWVVITWDRLDKVMDHDWDVIIADEAHALRRTTTKRWKRWARISGHAKPHDTAPFVIATTATPGHTPLELPYLAPAYAQVLGEPMRQWTSATKPAEAFAEALERHGVGVEPGRYGASWTADPARRAADLKLVRGWLDEERPPAMLHRAAPWGPVPISGMPVTLTPAEREAYEAEWGEFCREMDLARRGRNVAKGRAALLRFRQKAGLLRVDSTVAWIAQQVESDRQVACSVEFVATAADPIADRLRDSGISVATIYGRDRFDPEAERLKFQTGEAKVCVFTTVASISLHAGETLAEGRTASSEPRVGVFHQARFSGIAGRQVTGRTHRDHQVSPWHVAYAEGTVEEQVGKVMVERIAAASDTVGSDTTGLTDLAELLGADWLPVASLTDAG from the coding sequence GTGGCCAGCACCCGTCGATCCAGCTCGCGTCGACGCGCCAGCACCTCGCGCCGCGGCGGCGCGCGCCAGCCACGCCCCCTCCCGGTCGCGGGGCCGGGAGAGCGGCTGTGGGTGCTGGACGTGCCGTACGGCACCCAGGTCGAGGGCGCGTCGTGGCACCCGGCGGTGAAGATGCACCTCCACGTCGGACACCGGCTGCCCGCGCACCTCGAGCCCTACGCGCCGGGCCCCCACACCCTCGGACGGTTCCTCGAGAACACGCTCAACCCAGGCGCCCGGGCGCCCGACCCCGAGCCGACCGACGCCCTGGAGCCGCGCAGGCTGCAGTTCGAGGCGGCCGACGCGATCGCGGCGTGCGCCGAGGCCGGGGGTCGGCTGTTCCTCCTCGCCGACGAGCCCGGCGTCGGCAAGACGATCTCGGCGGTGCTCGGGGCGCAGGCGGTGGCCGACCTGCGTGACGCGCGACGCGTGCTGGTCGTGGCCGACCGGCCTGCGGCCATCACGATCGGCCACTGGTGCCGCACCATCGCCGCGCTCGGCGACGGCGGGCTGGAGTGGGTGGTGATCACGTGGGACCGGCTGGACAAGGTCATGGACCACGACTGGGACGTGATCATCGCGGACGAGGCGCACGCCCTGCGCCGGACGACGACCAAGCGGTGGAAGCGCTGGGCGCGGATCTCGGGTCATGCGAAGCCGCACGACACCGCCCCCTTCGTCATCGCGACGACCGCGACGCCCGGGCACACGCCGCTCGAGCTGCCCTACCTCGCGCCGGCCTACGCCCAGGTGCTCGGCGAGCCGATGCGGCAGTGGACCTCGGCGACGAAGCCGGCCGAGGCGTTCGCCGAGGCGCTCGAGCGCCACGGTGTCGGCGTCGAGCCGGGACGCTACGGGGCGAGCTGGACCGCCGACCCCGCCCGGCGCGCCGCGGACCTCAAGCTGGTCCGCGGCTGGCTCGACGAGGAGCGGCCGCCGGCGATGCTGCACCGCGCCGCCCCGTGGGGGCCGGTGCCGATCTCCGGGATGCCGGTCACCCTGACGCCTGCCGAGCGGGAGGCGTACGAGGCCGAGTGGGGCGAGTTCTGCCGCGAGATGGACCTCGCCCGGCGCGGCCGGAACGTGGCGAAGGGTCGGGCCGCGCTGCTGCGCTTCCGCCAGAAGGCGGGCCTGCTGCGCGTCGACTCGACGGTGGCCTGGATCGCCCAGCAGGTCGAGAGCGACCGGCAGGTGGCGTGCTCGGTCGAGTTCGTCGCGACCGCCGCCGACCCGATCGCCGACCGGCTGCGCGACTCCGGCATCTCGGTCGCCACGATCTACGGCCGCGACCGGTTCGACCCCGAGGCGGAGCGGCTCAAATTCCAGACCGGCGAGGCGAAGGTCTGCGTCTTCACCACGGTGGCCTCCATCAGCCTGCACGCCGGCGAGACCCTCGCCGAGGGGCGTACGGCGAGCAGCGAGCCACGGGTCGGTGTGTTCCACCAGGCCCGGTTCTCCGGCATCGCCGGGCGGCAGGTCACCGGCCGCACGCACCGCGACCACCAGGTCTCGCCGTGGCACGTCGCCTACGCGGAGGGCACCGTCGAGGAGCAGGTCGGCAAGGTGATGGTCGAGCGGATCGCCGCGGCGTCCGACACGGTCGGCAGCGACACCACCGGGCTCACGGACCTCGCCGAGCTGCTGGGGGCCGACTGGCTGCCGGTCGCGTCGCTCACCGACGCCGGCTGA